From the Clostridium putrefaciens genome, one window contains:
- a CDS encoding PqqD family protein, protein MSKLSSSEVKNESDNFLLYIPIIKHDLYEVRKGNVYLIFIHDKPLEKVLRWLVKRPYKSEVQLDIIGSEVWLLIDGKSNIHDIGRMLFKKFGDDCYPIYDRLILYLKYLNKKGWISFKKDETISL, encoded by the coding sequence ATGTCAAAATTATCATCAAGTGAAGTAAAGAATGAATCTGATAATTTTCTTCTTTACATTCCAATAATAAAACATGATTTATATGAGGTAAGAAAAGGAAACGTTTATCTTATATTTATACACGATAAACCTTTAGAAAAGGTATTAAGATGGCTTGTGAAAAGACCTTATAAAAGTGAGGTTCAGCTTGATATTATAGGTAGTGAAGTTTGGCTTTTAATAGATGGAAAAAGTAATATACATGATATCGGAAGAATGCTTTTTAAAAAATTTGGAGATGATTGTTACCCTATATATGATAGGCTTATTTTATATCTCAAATATTTAAATAAAAAAGGTTGGATATCATTTAAGAAAGATGAAACTATAAGTTTATAA